DNA from Actinomycetota bacterium:
CACCACGAAGGAGGCTGACTTCAGCCTCGTCGAGGACATGACCCACTCATCACCATGGATGGCGTCCAGGCGCATGTGGAGCCGTTCGGACTTGAAGCCAAAGGATGTGCAGACTGCTGGGCTCTATGACGGATTCAGCTTCATCGCGATGCAGTGGCTGGAAGCCCTTGGCTTCGCTGAAGAAGGCGGCAGCGGCGCATTCGTGCGCTCGGGAGCCACGTCCGCCACTGGATCGCTGCCCACCAACACTGATGGCGGCGCGTGCAACGTGGGTCGTCGTCACGGTGCGAACTTCTTCATCGAAGTCACCCGTCAGCTGCGCGGCACCGCAGGTGATCGCGCCCTGCCGAACAACCCGAAGGTTGGAGTCGTCAGCAATGCAGTCGGTGGCTTCGCCGCCTGCGCACTGTTGACCGCTGACTAAGACGCAGTTGCGTGTATTCGACGCAAATCATGGATCGTTTTGCATGGTCGGGCGTTCCGGCAATCGCAGGCCCACACACCCCAGGAGTTATTAATGTCGAAGAAGAATCGCGTTGCAATCGTCGGCGTCGGCTACTCAGATGTGAGTCGAGGTACCGGACATACGCTGGACAAGTTGACTGCACAGTCCAGCGTTGCGGCAATGGAGGACGCTGGCCTCAAGCCGACTGACATTGACGGCGTTGTTGTTCACAGCTTCCCGCACCAATTCGTCTCTTCCACGCACACCGCAGCGATGCTCGGGATCCCGGATCTGGCCTTCTACTCGGGCAATGTAGACGGCGCTGCCTACAGCGTCGCCGCCATGCACGCGATAGCCGCAATCGAGTCAGGCTCCGCCGAGACAGTGCTGACCCTGCGCACTGTGCACAAGGATGGCGCTGCTGGTGGCGCGGCCCTGTTGGCCGGTGGCGCACGCGCCGGCATCCCCGGAAACATGCAGTTCTCCATGCCTTACGGATCGTTCACGGGTTCGCATTGGGCAGGCATGTACATGACCCGTCATATGGCAATGTACGGATCCACCGAGGAGGACTTCGGTTCCTTCGCCATTGCGCAGCGCAAGTTCGCAGTGGCCAACCCAACTGAGTCCTTCTTCCACGAGGAGCTCACGATGGATGACTACCTCAACTCGCGCTACATCGCAAAGCCTTTGCATCTCTTGGACTGCGACTACCCCGTTGACTCCTCCAGCGCGCTGATCTTCACCACAGAAGAGCGGGCACGCGATATGAAGCAGAAGCCGGTGTTCTTCGACTCCTGGGCCAACGGCACAACCAAGGAGGCGGACTTCAGCCTGGTGGGCGACATGACGCACTCCTCGCCATGGATGGCTTCCAAGCGCATGTGGAGCCGTTCGGACCTGAAGCCAAAGGATGTCGATACTGCTGGGCTCTATGACGGATTCAGCTTCATCGCGATGCAGTGGCTGGAAGCACTGGGCTTCTGCGGCGAAGGCGAGAGCGGCTCGTTCGTCCGTTCCGGTGCCACATCGGCCACTGGCTCACTGCCAACCAACACTGACGGCGGCGCATGCAACGTCGGTCGACGTCACGGTGCCAACTTCTTCATCGAAGTCACCCGTCAGTTGCGCGGTACCGCCGGCGATCGGGCACTTCCCAAGAAGCCAGAAGTCGGCGTCGTGAGTAACGCAGTCGGCGGCTTTGCAGCTTGCGCCCTGCTGACCGCGGACTAAGCCTTAGCGGCGTATTGCGCAACACCCTTGGCCAAACTGGCACTGAGCTTGCTCAGTGCCAGTTTCCAAAACCAGCCGGTGCCAGGAAGCTTCGGCCGAAATACCGCAGACCAGACCACGGTGCACCCGGAATCCGTTGGCGTCACATCGACATCTGCGCGGTAGTCTCGCACAGCAACCAATTTGCTCGATAACAGCGTGTACGCGAACTTGGTTGGCGAATGCAACTCCACAACCTGCTCGCGCGCAGCCATGAGGCCTGAGTTCCACAGCCGAATTGCGCCAACGCCTTCAGGGGAATCCGCGCCAGGGCTCTCCAGCGCGAAGGACTTGATCGCCGACCATTGAGGCCAGGTTTCGCCAGCGGCCAGCAGTGCAAACACTTGTTCAGCACTTGCCGTGGAAGCCGAACTCGCACTGACCGAAACGAGTTCGCTTGCCATGTCGCTCCCTATTGCTTGCGCAGGATCACCGATCCGGCTGCCGCAAACATACCGCCGACACCTTGGACGAAGCTGGTCTGGATACCTTCGACCTGAGCTGGCGAAGTCCCACGCATCTGTCGCACGCCCTCTTGCAAGGCGAACATGCCGTACATACCGGTGTGCGTGTACATGATGCCGCCACCATTGGTGTTCATCGGCAAAGAGCCACCAGGACTTGTCGCGCCACTCTTGATGAATGCTGCTGCTTCGCCCTTGCCAACAAAGCCAAGGTCTTCAAGGCCGTAGAGCGGAAGGTGTGCGTAGGCGTCATAGATCATCAAATGATCGATGTCGTCAACGGTCATCTCGGCTGTGCGAAATGCTTCGGCCGAGGATTCACGGAAAGCCCGGAAACTCGTGAGATCTTCCATGAACGAAGACCCGGCACCTTCGACCAAAGAACCAGTGCCAGCTACCACTACGGGTGCGTATTTCAAATCCATGTCCGCAGCCCTGGACGCGGTTGTGAGCACGAGCGAACCGCCACCATCAGTCAACGGACAGCATTCAAGTACGCGAAATGGCCAGGCGATCATGCTGGAGTTGAGGACGTCGTCAACAGTGACGATCTTCTGCCGCAATGCACGCGGCTGTTGCGCTGCCCACTTCGATTGCGCAACGGAGACTTCAGCGAGTGCACTTTCATCAAGTCCATACTTATTCAGATAGGCCATCACCGGAAGCGTGAACATCGAGAAGGTTCCAGCAACGCCATAGATGCGCTCGAATTGTCCGGGCGCTGCCGTCATATCCATTGACATCATCGGTACGCCAACGCGTGATCGCCCGGATTCGCCATGCATGATGACGATCACGGATGCCATGCCGGCGCGCAATGCGGCAACTGCATGACGCACATGCAGCATGTATGAACAGCCACCAACATTGGTTCCGTCTGCATAGCGAGGACGAGTTCCCAATTGCAGCGCGAGCTCTGCTGGATGCAAAGTGCCGGCAATCCCATCCACGTCTTGTGGTGTCAGGCCAGCGTCGTCCAGGGCACGCAATGCGGAGTCGATGGCCAAGCCCATAGCCGAAACATCCGGCACGATGCCGATGTTCTCAGACTCCGAGGCACCGACAATGACAATGTCGTCGGGCTTCATAGGGTCACCGTCGATCCAACTGGACGCCATTGCGGCACATTCACACCTTCGCGATCTTCGAAGAACACTTCGACTGGCATACCAATGCTCACGCTTTGGGGAGTCACGGGCACGCCATAGAGATTGCCGACCATTCGCGGGCCTTCTTCGGTATCCACGATGATGATGAAGTACGGGACTTCATCTTGATAACCAACACCAGCACGATGCGAAATGATGAAAGACGCGATCGTTCCCCGGCCCGACAATTGCTTCCATTCAAGTGGCCTCTTGCCACAGGTGGGGCAATGCGGACGCGGCGGAAACACCCAGCCGTGATCGTCGCATTTGGGCATCCAGATCTCACCCTGTGCGGTGTGCTCCCAATATGGACGTGTTTCAGGTGAAGCTGACGGAACTGATTTTCCGCTCAAGCGCTCTTCACCTCTGCCACACCGCGATCCAGTACCACTGCATCATCAACGAGAGTGCGGAACTGCACCCGGGAGCCATCGACCCACATATGGGTGGTGAGCGCCTGTCCGGGCATGACCGGCTTGGAGAAACGAACCGACATGGCATTGAAGCGCGTCACATCTGAACCAGCGACTGCGTGCAGGATTGCCCGACCCACGAATCCAAAGCTGCACAGGCCATGCAGGATTGGCACGCCAAATCCACCGCGGGCTGCAAATACTGGGTCGTTGTGCAAGGGATTGCGATCGCCAGAAAGTCGGTAGATCAAGGCCTGGTCATTTCGTGTCTGCTGAGTGACCACATGATCGGCCGGACGATCAGGAAGATCCCAATCATCCTTGGGACCGCCATCGCCACCGAAACCGCCTTCGCCACGAATGAAGGAACCATTCGATGACTCAACGAGCACATTGCCATCAACATCAGTGATGGTCGTGGTCATCGTGACCAATGCGCCACTGCCCTTGTCGTACATGCCTGTCAGGCGAGAGGACTGCAGGCCAACTCCGGCAACTGGGATTGGCTGGAAAAGTCGAATCGCCTGCTGGCCATGGAGCAGTTTGCTGCGATCGATATCGCCGTAGCTGATGCCAGGGCCACGAGCGGCGCCTGCACCCATCACGACAGCGAAGGTCGGCAGCACTTGCTGAGGGTGACCATCGGAGTTCTCAGTAGTGAACTCCAACTCTTTGAGTGCGTCCTCCTGGCCGGCCCCTACACCTAGGGCATAGATGAGTGCCCGATCAGAGTCCCAGCTGATTGGCGTGGGCTCTGTCGTCTGACCGATTGCAGAAAAATCAAGTGGCATGGTTAGTCCCGCATTGAGTAGGGGTGCGATGCACCAGGGTTTGCATTCGGCTTGGAGTTGGCCACTGCGCGAGGCAGCTGCTCGTTGATCATGTCGTAGGTCAGCGGTCCGTTCTCGTTGAAGACTTGATCGCCGATCTGCCAGCCTTCGCCGACGCCGATGTAGCCGCCAACAACGCTGAAGGCCCGACCCGTCACATTGCAGTCCGGTCCGCCGAGCCAACTGACCGCATTGGAGATGTAGTCGGGATTGAAGGGGTCATAGCCCTCCTTCAACTCCATCGAGGTGCCAACGGTGCCAAGCAAGCGAGTCTTCGCAACAGGCGCAATACAGTTTGCCATCGCACCGAACTTTGCAAACTCAAGTGACGTGACAATCGTGAACGCAGCAATGCCAGCCTTTGCTGGCGAATAGTTGCCTTGCCCGAAGTTGCCGAACAGTCCGCTGCCAGAGGTGGTGTTCACAATGCGCGGTGCAACGGCCTTGCCTTCCTTGACTGCGTCGCGCCA
Protein-coding regions in this window:
- a CDS encoding SRPBCC family protein, producing the protein MASELVSVSASSASTASAEQVFALLAAGETWPQWSAIKSFALESPGADSPEGVGAIRLWNSGLMAAREQVVELHSPTKFAYTLLSSKLVAVRDYRADVDVTPTDSGCTVVWSAVFRPKLPGTGWFWKLALSKLSASLAKGVAQYAAKA
- a CDS encoding thiolase family protein, whose protein sequence is MSKKNRVAIVGVGYSDVSRGTGHTLDKLTAQSSVAAMEDAGLKPTDIDGVVVHSFPHQFVSSTHTAAMLGIPDLAFYSGNVDGAAYSVAAMHAIAAIESGSAETVLTLRTVHKDGAAGGAALLAGGARAGIPGNMQFSMPYGSFTGSHWAGMYMTRHMAMYGSTEEDFGSFAIAQRKFAVANPTESFFHEELTMDDYLNSRYIAKPLHLLDCDYPVDSSSALIFTTEERARDMKQKPVFFDSWANGTTKEADFSLVGDMTHSSPWMASKRMWSRSDLKPKDVDTAGLYDGFSFIAMQWLEALGFCGEGESGSFVRSGATSATGSLPTNTDGGACNVGRRHGANFFIEVTRQLRGTAGDRALPKKPEVGVVSNAVGGFAACALLTAD
- a CDS encoding thiolase, producing the protein MKPDDIVIVGASESENIGIVPDVSAMGLAIDSALRALDDAGLTPQDVDGIAGTLHPAELALQLGTRPRYADGTNVGGCSYMLHVRHAVAALRAGMASVIVIMHGESGRSRVGVPMMSMDMTAAPGQFERIYGVAGTFSMFTLPVMAYLNKYGLDESALAEVSVAQSKWAAQQPRALRQKIVTVDDVLNSSMIAWPFRVLECCPLTDGGGSLVLTTASRAADMDLKYAPVVVAGTGSLVEGAGSSFMEDLTSFRAFRESSAEAFRTAEMTVDDIDHLMIYDAYAHLPLYGLEDLGFVGKGEAAAFIKSGATSPGGSLPMNTNGGGIMYTHTGMYGMFALQEGVRQMRGTSPAQVEGIQTSFVQGVGGMFAAAGSVILRKQ
- a CDS encoding MaoC/PaaZ C-terminal domain-containing protein; this translates as MPLDFSAIGQTTEPTPISWDSDRALIYALGVGAGQEDALKELEFTTENSDGHPQQVLPTFAVVMGAGAARGPGISYGDIDRSKLLHGQQAIRLFQPIPVAGVGLQSSRLTGMYDKGSGALVTMTTTITDVDGNVLVESSNGSFIRGEGGFGGDGGPKDDWDLPDRPADHVVTQQTRNDQALIYRLSGDRNPLHNDPVFAARGGFGVPILHGLCSFGFVGRAILHAVAGSDVTRFNAMSVRFSKPVMPGQALTTHMWVDGSRVQFRTLVDDAVVLDRGVAEVKSA
- a CDS encoding SDR family NAD(P)-dependent oxidoreductase, encoding MSEAQPLAGRVTIITGAGRGIGRGHALAFARLGSAVVVNDFGGAGDGSGGSHEPAEDVVAEIRAFGGQAVAQFGDVSDPKCADEMVALALSEFGDIHALVNNAGNLRDKTIVNMEVEDFESVINVHLKGTFLTTRAVGRYWRDAVKEGKAVAPRIVNTTSGSGLFGNFGQGNYSPAKAGIAAFTIVTSLEFAKFGAMANCIAPVAKTRLLGTVGTSMELKEGYDPFNPDYISNAVSWLGGPDCNVTGRAFSVVGGYIGVGEGWQIGDQVFNENGPLTYDMINEQLPRAVANSKPNANPGASHPYSMRD
- a CDS encoding OB-fold domain-containing protein — translated: MSGKSVPSASPETRPYWEHTAQGEIWMPKCDDHGWVFPPRPHCPTCGKRPLEWKQLSGRGTIASFIISHRAGVGYQDEVPYFIIIVDTEEGPRMVGNLYGVPVTPQSVSIGMPVEVFFEDREGVNVPQWRPVGSTVTL